In Ignavibacteriales bacterium, the following proteins share a genomic window:
- a CDS encoding GH116 family glycosyl hydrolase has product MRLTIHIEIIFLLIFLVLTAAAQTKIVRTAFLSVQEEKLLTPELKAAYDFLKSNKEFQTKLITFTQLKNNPSLLKNLDVVWYHKSDTLGFSKDETDAKVIESLKNYITNGGNLFLTMEAFNYVVNMNLETEIPKVKYVESKDEGYGRKLGLHSFRNHPIFDKMFGGAYIWNAYEDNRCRQIGYFDDVIPNGKVVAVDWAYITLFENSKLILEYEQGKGKIIAVGAYTYFAPRNFNRPLLELFTKNSINYLAGKLDGDRKFYWSYKPQELVLFTNPQSAITIPQSKVWDRNLESMKLTSLYGSENFYDVAGQRMVIMGKEKGGIDEIWAHPFMALRDYEVGIQFSYRDTVYWLGDQRPFIEVKPESFTRTYNYRRAFLKEVVIADPEKPVGVVHYEYRGLFPAKLIIKFKSNMRYMWPYSERALGSIYYNFDSALNAYTLKDGSGDFNVIVGSNKIPLTKLEGKFDSFAKKDSVFTGKETKKFQFAAIQQFSLKENDNMDIVIVATDQGKEEALTTYKDAIQNPETVYQQITKYTRGILKDKLTITSPDKDFNEGYRWAMIGTDRFFVHTPGVGKSMVAGYSTTATGWDGNQTVSGRPGYAWYFGRDGQWSGYALLDYGDFAKVKDLLEFFQKYQDLTGKIFHELTTSGVVHYDAADATPLYIILAGKYLRHSGDVEFIRKSWDNIKKAVDYCFSTDTDGDHLIENTNIGHGWVEGGKLYGTHTTLYLAGSWAAALREASNMANKLGLDKESKFYSDESSLVTNIINKDFWNEKRSFYYDGKFKDGTYLDEPTVQVSVPIYFNTIEKNRIPSMLDEFASNNFSPDWGVRIVSEKSPLFKPYGYHYGSVWPLFTGWASLAEYKNGKYDQGFFHVMANLNVYKNWALGFVEEVINGAEYKPSGVCRHQCWSETMVLQPLLEGMLGLEPSALENKIKLAPHFPADWDFAEVENARSGSQNLSFKMKREMDKTIYTFEHSGNKPLEVEFNPSFPLKTNFEKLFIDGKQVELKIANEQQAVIINSSFTIDKKAVVEVYHKGGIAVIPVVTNPIPGDSSRGFRIISSKIDGNDFVVSVEGKNGNQEVMQVYCPAKNIQSVENGEIAGEENGIYKIRINFVHPSGKYVNKEIKIITNPH; this is encoded by the coding sequence CTTTCTTGTTTTAACCGCAGCAGCGCAAACTAAAATTGTTCGAACAGCATTCCTTTCCGTTCAGGAAGAGAAATTATTGACCCCGGAATTAAAAGCTGCCTATGACTTCTTAAAAAGCAATAAGGAATTCCAAACAAAGCTTATTACTTTCACTCAGCTAAAAAATAATCCATCTCTGCTTAAAAATTTGGATGTTGTGTGGTATCATAAGTCAGATACTCTGGGATTTTCCAAAGATGAAACAGATGCTAAAGTAATCGAATCATTGAAAAACTATATTACCAATGGTGGAAATCTTTTTCTAACGATGGAAGCATTCAATTATGTTGTTAATATGAACCTGGAAACTGAAATTCCAAAAGTAAAATATGTTGAATCAAAAGATGAAGGATATGGAAGGAAGCTCGGGCTGCATTCTTTCCGCAACCATCCAATCTTTGATAAAATGTTTGGTGGTGCCTATATCTGGAATGCCTACGAGGATAACAGATGCAGGCAGATAGGATATTTTGATGATGTCATTCCAAACGGAAAAGTGGTCGCAGTTGATTGGGCATATATAACTTTATTTGAAAATTCAAAATTAATTTTAGAATATGAACAAGGGAAAGGAAAAATTATAGCTGTTGGTGCATATACTTATTTTGCCCCAAGGAATTTTAACAGACCGCTTCTTGAATTGTTCACAAAAAATTCTATTAACTATCTTGCAGGAAAACTGGATGGTGATAGAAAGTTTTATTGGAGCTATAAACCACAAGAGTTAGTTCTGTTTACTAATCCGCAATCTGCAATCACCATTCCACAATCCAAAGTGTGGGACAGAAATTTAGAATCGATGAAGCTTACTTCTCTTTATGGTTCGGAAAATTTTTACGATGTAGCCGGACAGCGAATGGTGATAATGGGAAAAGAGAAAGGCGGGATTGATGAGATTTGGGCGCATCCTTTTATGGCATTACGCGATTACGAAGTCGGTATTCAATTTTCTTATCGCGATACAGTTTACTGGCTTGGCGATCAACGCCCTTTCATCGAAGTAAAGCCGGAATCATTCACCCGCACCTATAATTATCGCCGAGCATTTCTTAAGGAAGTTGTAATTGCAGATCCGGAAAAGCCGGTTGGTGTTGTTCACTATGAATATCGTGGATTGTTTCCGGCAAAGCTCATAATCAAATTTAAAAGCAATATGCGTTATATGTGGCCTTACTCAGAAAGAGCACTTGGATCTATTTATTATAATTTCGATTCAGCTTTAAATGCTTATACGCTTAAAGATGGAAGCGGGGATTTTAATGTAATAGTTGGTTCTAATAAAATTCCTCTTACAAAATTGGAAGGAAAGTTCGACAGCTTTGCAAAGAAAGATTCAGTGTTTACCGGTAAAGAAACAAAGAAATTTCAATTTGCTGCTATTCAACAGTTTAGTTTGAAAGAAAATGATAATATGGATATAGTTATAGTGGCAACTGATCAGGGAAAAGAAGAAGCATTAACTACATACAAAGATGCAATCCAAAACCCGGAAACGGTTTATCAGCAAATCACCAAATACACGCGTGGAATTCTAAAAGACAAACTAACTATAACTTCTCCTGATAAAGATTTTAATGAAGGTTACCGCTGGGCTATGATTGGAACCGATAGATTTTTTGTTCATACGCCGGGAGTCGGGAAATCGATGGTAGCAGGTTATTCTACAACCGCAACTGGTTGGGACGGAAATCAAACTGTTAGCGGTCGTCCTGGGTATGCGTGGTATTTTGGCAGGGATGGGCAATGGAGCGGTTACGCACTTTTGGATTACGGTGATTTTGCAAAAGTAAAAGATCTTTTAGAATTCTTTCAAAAGTATCAGGACCTAACTGGTAAAATCTTTCATGAGTTAACAACAAGCGGTGTAGTTCACTACGATGCAGCCGATGCAACTCCGCTTTATATTATTCTTGCTGGAAAATATTTGCGCCACTCCGGTGATGTTGAATTCATTAGAAAATCCTGGGACAATATTAAGAAAGCAGTTGATTACTGCTTTTCAACTGATACCGATGGTGATCATTTAATTGAGAATACAAATATTGGTCATGGGTGGGTGGAAGGTGGAAAACTATACGGAACGCACACAACTTTATATCTTGCTGGAAGCTGGGCGGCAGCGTTAAGAGAAGCCAGTAATATGGCGAACAAATTAGGTCTCGATAAAGAAAGCAAATTCTATTCTGATGAATCTTCTTTAGTTACAAATATTATCAACAAAGATTTCTGGAATGAGAAGCGCAGCTTTTACTACGATGGAAAATTTAAGGACGGAACTTATCTTGATGAACCAACCGTTCAGGTTTCTGTTCCAATTTATTTTAATACAATTGAAAAGAACCGGATACCTTCTATGTTAGATGAATTTGCGAGCAACAATTTTTCTCCTGATTGGGGTGTAAGAATAGTTAGTGAGAAAAGTCCACTCTTCAAACCGTATGGTTATCATTATGGGAGTGTTTGGCCCTTGTTTACAGGCTGGGCTTCTCTGGCTGAATACAAAAATGGAAAATACGATCAAGGGTTTTTCCATGTTATGGCAAATTTAAATGTATATAAAAACTGGGCGCTTGGATTTGTTGAAGAAGTTATAAATGGTGCAGAGTATAAACCATCGGGGGTATGTAGGCATCAATGCTGGTCCGAGACGATGGTGCTTCAACCATTGCTGGAAGGAATGCTCGGACTGGAACCATCTGCACTGGAAAACAAAATAAAACTTGCCCCGCACTTTCCTGCGGATTGGGATTTTGCTGAAGTTGAAAATGCAAGATCAGGTTCGCAAAATCTTTCTTTCAAAATGAAAAGAGAAATGGACAAAACCATTTATACGTTCGAGCATTCAGGCAACAAACCGCTTGAAGTTGAGTTTAATCCTTCATTTCCACTCAAGACAAATTTTGAGAAATTATTCATCGATGGGAAACAGGTTGAATTAAAAATAGCAAATGAACAGCAGGCAGTTATAATCAATTCTTCTTTTACTATTGATAAAAAAGCAGTTGTTGAAGTTTATCATAAGGGAGGTATTGCTGTTATTCCTGTAGTTACAAATCCAATTCCAGGAGATAGCTCACGAGGATTCAGAATTATCTCTTCCAAAATAGATGGAAACGATTTTGTTGTTAGCGTAGAAGGAAAGAATGGTAATCAGGAAGTGATGCAGGTTTATTGCCCGGCGAAAAATATACAAAGTGTGGAGAATGGTGAGATTGCAGGAGAAGAAAATGGAATTTATAAGATAAGGATTAACTTTGTTCATCCATCAGGAAAGTATGTAAATAAAGAAATAAAAATAATAACTAATCCGCATTGA